A section of the Thauera chlorobenzoica genome encodes:
- a CDS encoding copper-transporting P-type ATPase: MHGDHSGPAHPHDHPSPGQDTDPGRYLAPETSQPSTEPAPVPGTEYTCPMHPEIRQIGPGTCPKCGMTLEPVMPGLEEGDNPELTDFRRRFWWTLPLTVIVTAIAMSGGFFDPILGAARPWVELALATPVVLWSGWPFFVRCAQSIGNRSPNMWTLIGLGVGAAYLYSVVATVAPEVFPSSFRMGEHVAVYFEAAAVIISLTLLGQVLELKARSETGAAIKALLGLAPKTARRIRADGTEEDIPLTHVHPGDRLRIRPGEKVPVDGAVAEGESAVDESMLTGEPIPVTKRPGDKVIGATLNTSGALVMVAEKIGAQTMLSQIVQMVAQAQRSRAPMQRLADVVAGWFVIVVVLIALTTFVVWGLFGPQPSWAYGLINAVAVLIIACPCALGLATPMSVMVATGKAATQGVLFRDAAAIESLRKVDTLIVDKTGTLTEGRPAFHSVVAAPGGTEADVLRIAASLDQGSEHPLAQAIVSEARERGLALSTPDTFESSSGIGVRGTVDGQRVVLGNTALMDDERIDWRGLAERAEALRLEGASVMYLAAEGVLVGLIAVADPIKASTPEALDALRASGLRIIMATGDGLTTARAVGARLGIDEVYGEVKPADKNELVGKLQAEGHIVAMAGDGINDAPALARANVGIAMGTGTDVAMNSAHLTLVKGDLRGIATARGISVATVRNMHQNLVFAFLYNAAGVPIAAGVLYPAFGLLLSPLIAALAMSFSSASVVGNALRLGRKRI, encoded by the coding sequence ATGCATGGTGACCATTCCGGCCCCGCCCATCCTCACGATCATCCATCACCAGGCCAGGACACCGATCCGGGGCGGTATCTGGCACCGGAGACAAGTCAGCCTTCAACGGAGCCCGCACCGGTGCCCGGCACCGAATACACCTGCCCGATGCATCCGGAAATCCGCCAGATCGGACCCGGCACCTGCCCGAAATGCGGCATGACGCTCGAGCCGGTGATGCCGGGCCTCGAGGAGGGGGACAATCCCGAGCTCACCGATTTCCGCCGCCGCTTCTGGTGGACGCTGCCGCTGACGGTGATCGTCACCGCGATCGCCATGTCCGGTGGGTTCTTCGATCCGATACTGGGTGCGGCGCGCCCCTGGGTCGAGCTGGCACTGGCGACACCGGTCGTGCTCTGGTCCGGTTGGCCATTCTTCGTGCGCTGCGCCCAATCGATCGGCAACCGCAGCCCGAACATGTGGACCCTGATTGGGCTGGGAGTTGGGGCGGCCTATCTGTATAGCGTCGTCGCTACGGTTGCGCCCGAAGTATTTCCGTCCTCCTTCCGCATGGGCGAACACGTCGCGGTGTACTTCGAGGCAGCAGCGGTGATCATCTCGCTGACCCTGCTCGGCCAGGTGCTGGAGCTCAAGGCGCGCTCGGAGACCGGCGCCGCGATCAAGGCGTTGCTCGGTCTCGCGCCCAAGACCGCGCGACGCATTCGCGCGGATGGCACGGAAGAGGATATTCCGCTGACCCACGTTCATCCCGGCGACCGCTTGCGCATTCGCCCCGGTGAGAAGGTGCCGGTCGATGGCGCCGTTGCCGAAGGCGAAAGCGCGGTCGACGAGTCGATGCTGACCGGCGAGCCGATCCCGGTGACCAAGCGCCCCGGCGACAAGGTGATCGGCGCGACGCTCAACACCAGTGGGGCGCTGGTCATGGTCGCCGAGAAGATCGGCGCCCAGACCATGCTGTCGCAGATCGTGCAGATGGTCGCGCAGGCCCAGCGCTCGCGCGCGCCGATGCAACGCCTGGCGGATGTCGTCGCGGGCTGGTTCGTCATCGTCGTCGTGCTCATCGCCCTCACCACGTTCGTGGTGTGGGGGCTCTTCGGACCCCAGCCGAGCTGGGCCTATGGCCTCATCAACGCGGTGGCGGTGCTGATCATCGCCTGCCCCTGCGCACTGGGCCTAGCCACGCCGATGTCGGTGATGGTGGCGACCGGCAAGGCCGCCACCCAGGGCGTGCTGTTTCGCGATGCGGCGGCGATCGAGTCGCTGCGCAAGGTCGACACCCTGATCGTCGACAAGACCGGCACCCTGACCGAAGGACGCCCCGCCTTCCATAGTGTGGTGGCGGCGCCGGGCGGGACGGAGGCCGACGTGCTTCGCATCGCAGCCAGCCTCGATCAGGGTAGCGAGCACCCACTCGCCCAGGCCATCGTGAGCGAGGCTCGCGAGCGCGGTCTCGCGCTCAGCACACCGGACACCTTCGAATCCTCTTCCGGCATCGGCGTGCGCGGCACAGTCGATGGCCAACGTGTGGTTCTGGGGAACACCGCCCTGATGGACGATGAGCGCATCGATTGGCGCGGGCTCGCGGAACGCGCCGAGGCTCTGCGCCTTGAGGGCGCAAGCGTGATGTACCTCGCCGCAGAGGGCGTGCTCGTCGGCCTCATCGCCGTTGCAGATCCGATCAAGGCTTCGACCCCGGAAGCGCTCGATGCGCTGCGGGCGAGCGGGCTCAGGATCATCATGGCCACGGGCGATGGGCTCACCACGGCGCGTGCGGTCGGTGCCCGCCTGGGCATCGACGAGGTCTATGGCGAAGTGAAGCCCGCCGACAAGAATGAGCTCGTCGGCAAACTGCAGGCCGAGGGGCATATTGTCGCCATGGCTGGCGACGGCATCAACGATGCCCCGGCGCTCGCACGCGCGAACGTGGGCATCGCGATGGGCACCGGGACCGACGTCGCCATGAATAGCGCCCACCTGACCCTGGTCAAGGGCGATCTGCGGGGCATCGCCACCGCGCGTGGCATCTCCGTCGCTACCGTGCGCAACATGCACCAGAACCTCGTGTTCGCCTTCCTGTACAACGCGGCGGGCGTGCCGATCGCAGCCGGGGTGCTCTATCCGGCGTTCGGACTGCTTCTTTCCCCGCTGATTGCCGCCCTCGCAATGAGCTTCAGTTCGGCGTCCGTGGTGGGGAACGCGTTGCGTCTCGGACGGAAAAGGATCTGA
- a CDS encoding efflux RND transporter permease subunit gives MHAPVTDSSNVVPTDAAARPAAPGLLDRVIDWSARNVFLVLLATLFLIGGGVYAVKHTPLDALPDLSDVQVIVYTDYPGQAPQVVEDQVTYPLTTSMLAVPRAKVVRGFSMFGASYVYVIFEDGTDIYWARSRVLEYLSSAAGRLPQGVSPQIGPDATGVGWVYQYAVLGRDMSLADTRSVQDWYVRYQLTKAQGVSEVASLGGFVREYQVTVDPLRLAGYGITLDAVTQAIRASNRDVGGRVVELAEKEYMVRGRGYLRSVEDIADIVLKAERGTPVRVGDVARVELVPAERRGIAELNGEGEVASGIVMARFGQNALDVIANVKAKIAEIAPGLPAGTEIVPVYDRSELIERAIANLKWTLLEESLIVAAVCVIFLLHVRSALVAIITLPLGILFAFIAMRSLGLGSNIMSLGGIAIAIGAMVDAAIVMIENAHKHIERLPAGATQKQRGAAIVLACKEVGPALFFSLLIITVSFLPVFALEGQEGRLFSPLAFTKTFAMAGAALLSVTLVPVLMLFFVRGRILPEAKNPVNRFLIWVYRPIIQGVLRFKLVTLVLAVLAMAATLVPARQIGSEFMPTLNEGTLFYMPAALPGMSVTEAGRLLATTNRIIKTFPEVESVYGKAGRANTATDPAPLEMFETVINLKPQDQWRPGVTTDTLIAEMDAALKFPGLANSWTMPIKARIDMLSTGIRTPVGVKVFGKDLETLEKVAQAVEAAVRKVPGASSAYAERVAGGYYVDIVPRRDQLARYGLTIDRVQDVIATALGGEMVTTTVEGLERYGVSVRYARGLRDDPARLASDVYVPTMNGPIPLGQVAEVKLTRGAPGIRTENALLAAYVYVDTREADLGAFVKRAQQAVAEAVAFPQGYYATWSGQFENMERAKEKMKVVVPVTLMLIFVLLYLNFRRLTETLIVMLSVPFALVGGVWLMWWLDYQMSVAVAVGFIALAGVAAETGVIMLIYLDHAWQEVRARCQAEGRAAGVADLYEAIMEGAVERVRPKMMTVVAIMAGLLPIMWSSGTGSEVMSRIAAPMVGGMVSSTVLTLAVIPALYALVKQWELRRGVQPALTAATVSGS, from the coding sequence ATGCATGCCCCTGTGACAGACTCTTCGAACGTCGTGCCAACCGACGCGGCAGCCAGACCGGCAGCACCCGGCCTGCTCGACCGCGTCATCGACTGGTCGGCGCGCAACGTCTTCCTGGTACTGCTGGCCACGCTGTTCCTGATCGGGGGTGGCGTGTATGCGGTCAAGCACACGCCGCTCGACGCGCTGCCCGACCTGTCCGACGTGCAGGTGATCGTCTACACCGACTACCCCGGCCAGGCGCCGCAGGTGGTCGAGGACCAGGTCACCTATCCGCTCACCACCTCGATGCTGGCGGTGCCGCGGGCGAAGGTGGTGCGCGGCTTCTCGATGTTCGGTGCCTCCTATGTGTATGTGATCTTCGAGGACGGCACCGACATCTACTGGGCGCGCTCGCGCGTGCTCGAGTACCTGAGCTCGGCCGCCGGCCGCCTGCCGCAGGGGGTGTCGCCGCAGATCGGGCCGGACGCCACCGGCGTGGGCTGGGTCTACCAATATGCGGTGCTCGGCCGCGACATGAGCCTGGCCGACACCCGCAGCGTGCAGGACTGGTACGTGCGCTACCAGCTCACCAAGGCGCAAGGCGTGTCCGAGGTGGCGAGCCTGGGCGGCTTCGTGCGCGAGTACCAGGTCACCGTCGATCCGCTGCGCCTGGCCGGCTACGGCATCACCCTCGATGCGGTGACGCAGGCGATCCGCGCCTCCAACCGCGACGTCGGCGGCCGGGTCGTCGAACTCGCCGAAAAGGAATACATGGTGCGCGGGCGCGGTTACCTGCGCAGCGTGGAAGACATCGCCGACATCGTGTTGAAGGCCGAGCGCGGCACCCCGGTGCGGGTGGGCGACGTCGCCCGCGTCGAGCTGGTGCCGGCCGAGCGGCGCGGCATCGCCGAGCTCAACGGCGAAGGCGAGGTCGCCTCCGGCATCGTCATGGCGCGCTTCGGCCAGAACGCGCTCGACGTGATCGCCAACGTCAAGGCCAAGATCGCCGAGATCGCTCCCGGCCTGCCCGCGGGCACCGAGATCGTGCCGGTGTACGACCGCTCCGAGCTGATCGAGCGTGCAATCGCCAACCTGAAATGGACCCTGCTCGAGGAGAGCCTGATCGTCGCCGCGGTGTGCGTGATCTTCCTGCTCCATGTGCGCAGCGCGCTGGTGGCGATCATCACCCTGCCGCTCGGGATCCTGTTCGCCTTCATCGCCATGCGTTCGCTCGGCCTGGGCTCGAACATCATGAGTCTGGGCGGCATCGCGATCGCGATCGGGGCGATGGTCGATGCGGCGATCGTGATGATCGAGAACGCGCACAAGCACATCGAGCGGCTGCCCGCAGGCGCGACCCAGAAGCAGCGCGGCGCCGCGATCGTGCTCGCGTGCAAGGAGGTCGGGCCGGCGCTGTTCTTCTCGCTGCTGATCATTACCGTCTCCTTCCTGCCGGTGTTCGCGCTCGAAGGCCAGGAGGGGCGGCTGTTCTCGCCGCTCGCCTTCACCAAGACCTTCGCCATGGCCGGCGCCGCGCTGCTGTCGGTGACCCTGGTGCCGGTGCTGATGCTGTTCTTCGTGCGCGGGCGGATCCTGCCCGAGGCGAAGAACCCGGTGAACCGCTTCCTGATCTGGGTGTACCGGCCGATCATCCAGGGCGTGCTGAGGTTCAAGCTCGTCACGCTGGTGCTGGCCGTGCTGGCGATGGCCGCGACCCTGGTGCCCGCACGCCAGATCGGCTCGGAGTTCATGCCGACCTTGAACGAAGGCACGCTGTTCTACATGCCGGCGGCGCTGCCGGGGATGTCGGTGACCGAAGCCGGGCGCCTGCTCGCTACCACCAACCGCATCATCAAGACTTTCCCCGAAGTGGAATCGGTCTACGGCAAGGCCGGCCGCGCCAACACTGCGACCGATCCGGCGCCACTCGAGATGTTCGAGACCGTGATCAACTTGAAGCCGCAGGACCAGTGGCGCCCAGGAGTGACGACCGACACCCTGATCGCCGAGATGGACGCCGCGCTCAAGTTCCCCGGCCTCGCCAACTCGTGGACGATGCCGATCAAGGCCCGCATCGACATGCTCAGCACCGGCATCCGCACCCCGGTGGGGGTGAAGGTGTTCGGCAAGGACCTGGAGACGCTGGAGAAAGTCGCCCAGGCGGTGGAAGCGGCGGTGCGCAAGGTCCCCGGCGCGAGCAGCGCCTACGCCGAGCGCGTGGCCGGCGGCTACTACGTGGACATCGTGCCGCGCCGCGACCAGCTCGCGCGCTACGGGCTCACCATCGACAGGGTGCAGGACGTGATCGCCACCGCGCTCGGCGGCGAGATGGTGACGACCACGGTCGAGGGCCTGGAGCGCTACGGCGTGTCGGTGCGCTACGCGCGCGGCCTGCGCGACGATCCGGCACGCCTTGCGTCCGACGTCTATGTGCCGACGATGAACGGCCCGATCCCGCTCGGCCAGGTCGCCGAAGTGAAGCTGACCCGCGGCGCGCCCGGCATCCGCACCGAAAACGCGCTGCTCGCGGCCTATGTGTATGTCGACACCCGCGAGGCCGACCTCGGCGCCTTCGTCAAGCGCGCGCAGCAGGCGGTGGCCGAAGCAGTCGCCTTCCCGCAGGGCTACTACGCCACCTGGAGCGGTCAGTTCGAGAACATGGAGCGGGCCAAGGAGAAGATGAAGGTCGTCGTGCCGGTGACCTTGATGCTGATCTTCGTGCTGCTGTACCTCAACTTCCGGCGGCTCACCGAAACGCTGATCGTGATGCTGTCGGTGCCCTTCGCGCTGGTGGGCGGGGTGTGGCTGATGTGGTGGCTGGACTACCAGATGAGCGTGGCGGTGGCGGTCGGCTTCATCGCGCTCGCCGGGGTGGCCGCCGAGACCGGCGTGATCATGCTGATCTACCTCGATCACGCGTGGCAAGAGGTCCGTGCGCGCTGCCAGGCTGAAGGCCGCGCGGCCGGGGTCGCCGATCTGTACGAAGCGATCATGGAAGGCGCGGTCGAGCGCGTGCGGCCGAAGATGATGACCGTGGTCGCGATCATGGCCGGCCTGTTGCCGATCATGTGGAGCAGCGGCACCGGCAGCGAGGTGATGAGCCGTATCGCCGCACCGATGGTCGGCGGCATGGTGTCCTCGACCGTGCTGACGCTGGCGGTGATTCCGGCGCTGTATGCGCTGGTCAAGCAGTGGGAGTTGCGCCGGGGCGTCCAGCCGGCGCTGACGGCCGCAACGGTATCCGGTTCCTGA
- the fdhE gene encoding formate dehydrogenase accessory protein FdhE: protein MNTPATELQSPGQAPAIILPDPDHVFLARAERFEALALHHGLGEWLGFLGRLSRAQHKALAAAGHDLTPPAADVLARARTHRMPPISVASFERPAVWRDILRDIVGDLLENAPVGARDTLDALLVTSAEELDKLAGKLLDGEPDRADMARLPYVAAAIQVVLTAIASQLDAAGLALMEAHSTCPVCGSHPVVSVIRSEGPTAGLRYVHCTLCNTEWRVPHATCVTCGDSEKVTLHEIDGDDGIARAESCGACDSYTKLIVQGRNVRIDPIADDLASVALDMLVDDAGFVRSGPNYLLIGAAE, encoded by the coding sequence ATGAACACCCCAGCCACCGAATTGCAGTCGCCGGGCCAGGCCCCGGCGATCATCCTGCCCGATCCCGATCACGTTTTCCTTGCGCGTGCCGAGCGTTTCGAGGCGCTGGCCCTGCACCACGGCCTTGGCGAATGGCTCGGCTTCCTCGGCCGCCTCTCGCGCGCCCAGCACAAGGCCCTGGCGGCAGCCGGGCACGACCTGACCCCGCCCGCAGCGGACGTGCTGGCGCGGGCGCGCACGCACCGCATGCCCCCGATCAGCGTCGCCTCGTTCGAGCGCCCCGCGGTCTGGCGCGACATCCTGCGCGACATCGTCGGCGATCTCCTCGAGAACGCCCCGGTCGGCGCCCGCGACACGCTCGATGCGCTCCTCGTCACCAGCGCCGAGGAACTCGACAAACTGGCGGGGAAGCTCCTCGACGGCGAGCCCGATCGCGCCGACATGGCCCGCCTGCCCTACGTTGCGGCCGCGATCCAGGTGGTGCTCACCGCAATCGCCAGCCAGCTCGATGCCGCCGGGCTGGCGCTGATGGAAGCCCACAGCACCTGCCCGGTGTGCGGCAGCCACCCGGTCGTGAGCGTGATCCGCAGCGAGGGCCCGACCGCCGGCCTGCGCTACGTCCACTGCACCCTGTGCAACACCGAATGGCGCGTGCCGCACGCCACCTGCGTGACCTGCGGCGACAGCGAGAAGGTCACCCTCCACGAGATCGACGGCGACGACGGCATCGCCCGCGCCGAATCCTGCGGCGCCTGCGACAGCTACACCAAGCTCATCGTCCAGGGCAGGAACGTCCGCATCGACCCCATCGCCGACGACCTCGCCTCCGTCGCGCTCGACATGCTGGTCGATGACGCCGGTTTCGTGCGCAGCGGCCCGAACTACCTGCTCATCGGCGCGGCGGAGTAA